A window of Actinomadura viridis genomic DNA:
TGGCCCTGCTGCAGGGGGAGCCCGACGTCGCCGAGTCGCCCATGCGCCGCCTGTCGGTCGGCGTCCTCGGGGGCGCGACGCTCGCGATCGTCCTCATCGGCGTCTTCGCCATCGTGGGGCTCATCAGGCCGGGCGGTGCCAAGGGGCTGGACAAGGGCGACACGATCATCATCGAGAAGGAGACCGGCACCAAGTACATCTACGACACCAACTCCAGGAAGCTGCTGCCGGTGGCCAACTACGCCTCGGCGCTGCTGGCCCTCAACAAGAAGGGCACCAAGCCGCGTTCGGTGTCGCGCAAGTCCCTGAACAAGTTCGAGCGCGGCCCGATGATCGGCATCGCGGGCGCTCCGGACTCGCTCCCGGCCGCCGACCAGCTGATCCGCGGCCCCTGGTCGGTGTGCGTCCGCGAGGCCGACGGCGGCACCGGCGTGCGCAGGCCCATGACGGCGCTGGCCGCGGGCCGCAAGGTCGGCGGGCGTACGCTGCCGGCCGGCGAGGCCCTCGTCGTCCAGGCGGCCGGCCAGAGCTGGGTCATCTGGAAGGACCGGCGGATGAGCCTGCGGCTCCCGCCGGCGCAGGTCTCCGCCCTCACCGGCGGCGCCCAGCCCGCCCAGGTCGCGCCCGCATGGCTGAACTCCATCCCGGCGACGGGCGACTTCGCGGCGCCGCAGGTGCCCGGGCAGCGCGGCCGCCAGGTCCGCGGGCCGGGCGGCCAGGAGGCCCGGGTCGGCCAGATCTTCAAGGCCGACACCGGCGGGGGCACCAACTGGTACGTGACGCTCGACGACGGCCTTGCGCAGATCTCCGGGACCCAGGCACGCCTGCTGCTCAGCGACCCGGCGACCAAGGCGGCCTATCCGGGCCGGCTCGCCGAGGCGCTGCCCACCGACATGCCGTCGGCCACCGCGACGCAGTCCCGGACCCGGCTCTACAGCGACGCGCTGCCGGCGACCATGCCCAAGTTCGTCCAGTGGACCACCACCGAGCCGCTGTGCGCGGTGTACTCGGGCGGGACCTCGACGACCGCGCAGCTCACCCTCGGCGGCCAGCTGCCGCCGCCGTCGGTGACCGCGCTGGGCGTCGGCACCTCCGGGGGCGGCGCGGCCGTCGACCAGCTCGTCCTGCCGCCGGGCGGGGCCTCGCTGGTGCGGCTGGCGCCGGGCGCCGGCGCCGCCGGTGCCGTCGGTTCCCTGTCCATCATCAATGATCAGGGCATTCGCTACGCCATTCCCTCGGCCGAAATTGCGGCCAATCTTGGATATGACGCAGCGAAGGCCGCTCCGGTTCCCGCGAGTGTCCTACATCTCATCCCCGCAGGTCCCGCACTTGATCCCAAGGCGGCGACCACGCCGGTGCGAAGGGCCGGGTAGGAGTACGGAGGCGGGGGCCGGGCGTGGGTGTCGAGAGGTTCAGATGAATAGGCGGGAGTGCTGTGTTGGCCTTTTCGCTCGACATTGTCTGAGTTGACCTCTATCGTTAGTCAGTAATTTGGGTCACCGGAGGCGTCCCCTCCTGCCGAGACATGCGGCTGGTCGTGACGGGGGCAGGTAGGACCGCGTGATCAACGTCGCCACGGAGGTGAAACATGAGCCAGGTGTCCGCAGCCGACAAAGAGGCCATGGCGCAGGCCGCTCAGCGGATCGAGACGTCCGCGGGCGTCGTCAAGGGCCTGCAGACCAAGCTCGACAGCCAGAAGGCGCAGCTGATGGCCGGCTGGGAGGGGATGGCGGCAGGCTCGTTCGACCGGGTCTTCAACGACTTCCAGACTCAGATGGGCAAGGTGCTCCGCGAGCTTGAGGGGATGCACGAGAAGCTCGTGCAGACCAAGATCCAGTACGAGGCGACCGAGCAGGAGCAGGAGGACGCGGCCAACAAGATCGCGAGCCTGCTCAACGGCACCACCTGATCACACCTACTGGATCTGAACTTCGGAGGATTCGCAAGATGAGCTACCAGAGGGCGAACATGCCCGCCTTGCAGCAGGCCCAGGCGGACTTCACCCTGGCCTACCGCGCCCTGACCGACGAGCTGGACGACCTCGAGAAGAACCTCGAGAGCAAGCTCTCCCGGTGGGAGGGGAACGCGGTGGAGGCCTACTGGATCCACAAGCGTGAGTGGGACAAGGCCGCCCAGCACATCGGCACCGTCCTGAACCAGCTGGGGATGGTGATCGGTGACGCGCACACCAACTACACCGCCGCCGAGCGGCGCAACCAGGGTATCTGGGGCGGCTGACCGGCCGGCGGACGACGCCGTGCGGACCCGCCGGGGCCGCACGGCGTCGTCGCCGGTCGACGGTTCGACGTCCCACGGAAACTCCTGGAGGTGAGCAATGGGCGGTTACAGCCAAGACGCCGATACAAGTTACAAGTGCACCTGCAACACGTGCCTGAAGAATTATTCTCCCCAAGAGGTCGAGCAGCTTTACCAGCAGCACAAAGCGGATGGGACGCTCGATGACCATCCCGAGTTGAGGCACCAGTACACGATCACCAGCACGCAGAATGCCCCCGACCTCGCCGGCTATCAGGGGCAGAAGCGTGAGAACGACCCGAGCCGCCAGTGGGGAAAGAATGCGGAGGACGGGTTCGAGGTCGATCCGGACGAACTGCGGGCCCTCCGCACGACCATCATCAATGACCTCAACGACCTCACCGACCGCCTGCGGGGGGTCAAGGGACTCAAGGGCTTTTCCGTCGAGAAGGTGGGCGGCGGAGAGGTCGGCCAGCAGTGGGTCAACATGGCCACCAATGCCAGCACGGTCTTCGGTGAGTACTTCGACGACATCCTGGCCAACATCGAGGGTGTCGCCGCGAAGCTGAAGGCCACCTACGAGTCCTACGAGGGTGGCGAGAACAGGACTCAGCAGCAGGTCGAGGGGGGCGTCGACATCTGACGTCGGCGTCCGAGCCTGCGTGTATCGCTTTGTCGCAAGGTGTACCGGACGGGGCGAACTCACTGGGGTGACGAAGTGGATCGCGGTGCACCGTCCCGCTTCCGCGCGGGTTCTGGGGGTGCGGGTGTGACTGTGAAAGGCAAGGACCATGACTGAGAACTGGATCAAGAAGAACGTCTGGCAGGATCGCGCCAACGAGAACGCTCAGGCTCCCGAGGGCACCAAGTTCAGCGAAGTCAAAGAGCGTTTCAAGAAGATCGACCCCGGGGTCGTCAACGACGCGTCCACGGAGTACATCAAGGCGGCCAACGCGCTGGCGGACTACACCCGGAAGCTGGAGGGGTACGCCGACAAGCTGATCAAGCACTGGAAGGGCGACAACGCCCAGAAGGCGCTGGACCAGCTCGGCCAGGTGCACCGTACCTCGGCCAAGATGTCGGACAAGAGCCTGGCGACGTCGAACTCCTTCAAGTGGTACGGCACGGAGATCCTCCCGCATTACAAGTCCGTCGGTGAAACGATGGAAGACGGCTGGGACGACGACGACTCCGACGACAACCGGTGGGCCAAGGAGAAGCTCGAGCGGCTCTTCATGCGGACCGCCCAGTCGCACAACAACGTGCCGCAGGAGGTCGAGCAGGACCTGCCGGACGGCCTGGGTGAGAACACCCCGCCCCCTGGCGGCCCTCCCGGCGGCGGTGGCGGCCCCGGCCCCGGCGGGGGCGGCAAGCTCCCCGGCGGCGGTGGCCCCGGCGGCATGCCGGACGGAGGCAAGTTCCCCGACGGGGACCGCAGCCCCTTCGCCTCGCTCGACAACAACAGGAACCCGCACCTGGACCCGAGCTCGTACACGGGCACCCCTCCCGGATCCAGCCAGCTCGCCGGGCTCGGCGATCGAGGCGGCGCGTCGTTCGGCGGCGCCGGCGGCGGCAGCAACCTGTCGAGCATGGGTGACCCGGGCGGTATGCCGCCCGGCGGCGGCGGTGGCGGTCTCGGAGGCGGCGGCGGCAACTTCCCGGGCGGTGCCGGTCCTGGCGGGCTGGGCAGTGCCGGTGGCGGCCTGGGCGCGGCCGGTCTCGGCGGCGGCGCCTTCCGGGGCGCGGGCGCGGGCGCGGGCGCCGGCCGCATGGGCGGCATGCCGATGGGCGGGATGCCGATGGGCGGCGCCGGCCAGGGCAACCAGGGCGAGCAGGAGCGCGAGCGCGAGACCTGGCTGACCGAGGACGAGGACGTCTGGGGCGCGGACGACGACACCGCGCCTCCGGTGATCGGCTGATCTGCGAGCAAGGACGCGGCTGAGGGCGGCGGGAGCGATCCCGCCGCCCGCATCGCGTGAGGAAGGGTGAGGACGTGCGAAGGCTCCTTCGGTTCACCTCGGCCGCGCTGGCGGTCGGCCTGGCCGTGGCCCCGGCCACCGCGGCGGAGGCCTCGCCGCTGGGCCAGCGCCAGTGGTGGTTCAACAGCTGGGCCATCGAGAAGCTGGTGTGGCCGAAGACCAAGGGCGCGGGCGTGACCGTCGCGGTGCTCGACAGCGGGGTGAACGCGCAGCTTCCCGACATGCGCGCCGCGGTCGTTCCCGGCAAGTCCTACCGTTCGAGCGGTGACGGCCGGCGGGACACCGAGGGCGGATCGCAGTTCGGCCACGGCACGGGCATGGCCAGCCTCATCGCGTCGCGCGGGGTGAAGACCGGCTTCACCGGGGTGGCGCCGGAGGCGAAGATCATGCCGCTGGCCTCGCCCGGCGTCTCCGACTCGTCCACGCCCTCGGCGATGCGGTTCGCGGTGGACAACGGGGCGAAGATCATCAGCATCTCGCAGGGGTCCTCCGCGGGGACCCACCCGAACCTGTGCCCGAAGGACATACTCGAATCCGTGGCGTACGCGGCGAAGAAGGACGTCATCGTCGTCGCCGCCGCCGGTAACGAGGGCAACACCTCCAACAACCCGACATATCCCGCCTCGTGCCCGGGCGTCGTGGCCATCGGCGCGATGGACAACAAGGGGCAGGCGTGGGAGAAGACCCAGCGCCAGGACTACGTGACCCTTTCCGCGCCGGGGGTCAACATCCCCGCGCTGAGCCAGGACGGCAGGGTCTGGCCGAACGGCGCGGGCACCAGCCACGCCACGGCCCTGGCGGCCGGCGCGTTCGCCCTGCTGCGGAGCAGGTTCCCCGAGAAGTCGGCCCGGCAGATCGTTCAGCTGGCCACCAACACCGCCAAGGACTTCGGCCCTCCCGGTAAGGACAACCGGTTCGGCTACGGGACGCTCAGCCTGCGCAACGCGCTCTCCCAGCAGGTACCGGCCAACGCGCCGAACCCTGTGTACGCACGGCTGGACAAGGTCCTCGGCGCCCAGAAGGCGGCGACCGCGGGCAAGCCGGATGCCGCACCGGCGAAGGAGGAGTCGTCCGGTTCGAAGGGCGTGTACCTCGGGATCGCCCTCGCGGTGATCGCTCTGGCGGTGGTGATCGGCGTGTTCTCGCTGCTGCGCTCCAAGCGGCGTCGCCCGCGGGGGGCGGCCGGGTCTTCTCCACCGCCGCCCGGGTTCGGGCAGGCGAACCCGGGTCCCTTCCAAGGGGCACCGCAGGCGGCGCACATGCCGCAGGGGCAGCCGCAGGGGCCGTACGATAACGGCCCGCAGGCGCCGTCCCCCTACGGCCAGCCTCCCCAAGGGCATCCAGGCGGGCCGTACCAGCAGCCGCCTCAGGGCCCACCGCAGGGCCAGGGCCCACCGCAGGGCCAGGGCCCGCCCCAGGGCTGGCAAGGCTGATCGGGGAGCAGCGCCCGGCCTCCCTCTCACCACCGTCCGGGCGAGGGTGAGAGGGGCCGCGCGGATGCGTTTCGGGGTCGAGGAGGAGTTCTTCGTCGTCGATCCGGCCGGCCGCGACGTGGTGCCCCGGGCACGGGCCGTGGTGGCCCACGCGAGGAAGGTGCTGGGCTCCCGGATCGTCGGGGAGGACACCGAACTCCAGGTGGAGACCCGGACCAGGCCCTGCGCCACGGCCGCCGAACTCGCCCGGCAGATCGGGGAGGGACGCTCCTGCCTGGCCTCCGCCGCGGCGGAGCACGGGCTCGCGATCGTCGCCAGCGGGACGCCGGTGGTGGGGGACGCGATCCCGTCCCCCCTTCCCCATGGCCCCAGGCAGGAGCAGGGCCGCGCGAGCGTGCGCGGGCTCCTGCACGAGTACAACCTCTGCGCCGTGCACGTCCACGTGGAGATGCCGGATCGCGAGCGGGCGGTGCTGATGAGCAACCACCTCCGCCCCCACCTCCCCGCGCTGATCGCCCTGACGGCGAACTCTCCGTACTGGGCCGGACGCGACACCGGGTACGCCAGCTGGCGGACGCTCCTGTGGAGCCGCTGGCCGGTCGCGGGACCTCCGCCCCACTTCCGTTCCGCCGCCCACTACGCCCGGCTCATCGCGACCCTGCGGGAGGCCGGCGCGCTCATCGACGAGCGCACCGTCTACTGGGACATCCGCCCCTCCGCGCACCATCCGACGCTGGAGATCCGCGCCGCCGACATCCCCATGACCGCGGCGGAGTCGGCGGCATACGCCGCGCTGGTGCGGGCCCTGGCGGTGAGCCTGCTGCCCGCGGTCGAACGAGGGGACCCGGGACCGGTCCTGGAGCCGGAGCTGATGCGCCTGGCCTACTGGCGGGCGGCACGGGACGGAGCGACCGGCGCCGGGATCGACGTCCGCACGGGCGAGGTCGTGCCCGTCACCGAAGTCGCCCGCCGCCTGCTCGAAACCGCCCGGCCCGGACTGGAGGAGCACGGCGACCTCGACCGCGTCACCGGCTGGCTCCGGCGGCTCGGCGAGATCGGGGACGGGGCTCGGCGGCAACGGAGCCGACGGCGGGGTGAGGCCGGGCGCGCGGACCTGCACGCCGTCGTGGACCATCTCATCGAGGAGACGGAGAAGGGCGCGTTCGCCTGAGCCGGGGCCGTGCCCGTCCCCGTGGGGGTACCGCGGGCACGGGCCCGGCCGGGTCATCGGCGCACGCAGGCCGAGCAGGCCGCCAGGGCCGCCGTCACGTCGCGGGCCGCCCTCTCGGCATTGGCGCGGGCGGTGGGAGGGGCGATCGGGGCCGCCTCGGCGTCCTTGGAGCGGCCGTCCCCGTCGAGCGGCTGGACGGTGTCCGCGTACTCGATCGTGAGCAGCACGTTGTGCACCCGGGCCGTGACGACGGCCTTGCTGCTCCGGACGAAGGCGCCGTCGGTCTGCGTCGGCCGCACGAAGGCCTGGTCTCCGATTCCCCTGAGCGGCAAGGGCGAATCGAGCTCGAACCGGGCGGGACCGCCCGTGATCCGTCCCGTACCACCGCGGGCGGCCGTCAGCTCGTTCTCGTACCCCTCCTTGGCCCGGGCCGTTCCCGTCCTCCCCTCGTGGTCGAGCATCAGGCGCGCGCCGACGACGAGCCGGTGCGACCTCAGGGTGCGCCCGGCCTCGGTGGTGAGGGGCTCCTTCCATTCGCACTCGGCCCGCCGCTCGCCCGGCGTGCCGCCCTGGAGGGAGGGTTTCCGGGTTTGGGCCTTCGGCGTCAGGCTTCGGAGGGTGTCCTGGGACAGGGTGGAGCACGGTTCGGGCAGCGAGACGTACCGCGGGGGAGCCGGAGGGGACGGCTCGGCCCGCAGCACCGACCAGGCGAAGCCGCCCAGGAGCACCACCGCGGACGCCGACGCGCCCCACCGGACGACCGGGCGGCGCCAGAGACGCTCTCCCGGCCGGGCATCGTCCGCTCCGCCCGCCGCGTCGGCTGCGTCCGCTGCGTTCGCCTCGACCGGGGCCGTCGCCTCGTCCGCGACCGACGCGTCCGCGGGTTCGCGGTCGGGCGGGCGGGACGAGCCGTCCAGCCGCTGGTCCGGTGCGAGGAACCGGGGGGCCGCCGGCCGGGTGGGCGGCTCGGGGTTCTCCTGCGGCGGGCCGTCGTCCGTCACTCGTGCTCCAACAGATGTGAGGGTTCTCGCGCCGAGGCCGGCCCCCGGCCGATCGAATTGCGCTCGGCTCCTATGATCGCCCGTCACGTCGCTCCTGATCTCCGGCCGCCGTCCCTCGGCCGCGAGCCCGCGGGGTTCTCGGCGCGGAGTGCGGAACACGTTCCTGGTCATGGGAGCGAACCAGACGGGACGGACGCGCGTCTCATCACCCCGGAGCACGCGTCCAGCCGGTCATGTCGCCGATGTTCATGGATTTTGGCACATAGCGATGAATAGGTTGCGTCGTATAGAGGCTGGCGAGAAGATGAGCCAGCCTATGCCCGTGATCTCCGATTGCGGGCGCTCCCGGGGGTCGGTCCGTCTGTTAGGGGTTCTGCTGCATGCGCGAGGAATGGCAGGCGCACATCGACGAGCTGCTCGAGCGGTACAAGGAGCAGCGGCAGCAGCTACAGGACATGCAGGCCAAGGTGGCGGCGCTGGGGGCCACGGGTGAGGCCGCGGACGGGAT
This region includes:
- a CDS encoding WXG100 family type VII secretion target translates to MSYQRANMPALQQAQADFTLAYRALTDELDDLEKNLESKLSRWEGNAVEAYWIHKREWDKAAQHIGTVLNQLGMVIGDAHTNYTAAERRNQGIWGG
- a CDS encoding S8 family serine peptidase produces the protein MRRLLRFTSAALAVGLAVAPATAAEASPLGQRQWWFNSWAIEKLVWPKTKGAGVTVAVLDSGVNAQLPDMRAAVVPGKSYRSSGDGRRDTEGGSQFGHGTGMASLIASRGVKTGFTGVAPEAKIMPLASPGVSDSSTPSAMRFAVDNGAKIISISQGSSAGTHPNLCPKDILESVAYAAKKDVIVVAAAGNEGNTSNNPTYPASCPGVVAIGAMDNKGQAWEKTQRQDYVTLSAPGVNIPALSQDGRVWPNGAGTSHATALAAGAFALLRSRFPEKSARQIVQLATNTAKDFGPPGKDNRFGYGTLSLRNALSQQVPANAPNPVYARLDKVLGAQKAATAGKPDAAPAKEESSGSKGVYLGIALAVIALAVVIGVFSLLRSKRRRPRGAAGSSPPPPGFGQANPGPFQGAPQAAHMPQGQPQGPYDNGPQAPSPYGQPPQGHPGGPYQQPPQGPPQGQGPPQGQGPPQGWQG
- the eccB gene encoding type VII secretion protein EccB codes for the protein MQSRRDLYQAHRLMMQRVGLALLQGEPDVAESPMRRLSVGVLGGATLAIVLIGVFAIVGLIRPGGAKGLDKGDTIIIEKETGTKYIYDTNSRKLLPVANYASALLALNKKGTKPRSVSRKSLNKFERGPMIGIAGAPDSLPAADQLIRGPWSVCVREADGGTGVRRPMTALAAGRKVGGRTLPAGEALVVQAAGQSWVIWKDRRMSLRLPPAQVSALTGGAQPAQVAPAWLNSIPATGDFAAPQVPGQRGRQVRGPGGQEARVGQIFKADTGGGTNWYVTLDDGLAQISGTQARLLLSDPATKAAYPGRLAEALPTDMPSATATQSRTRLYSDALPATMPKFVQWTTTEPLCAVYSGGTSTTAQLTLGGQLPPPSVTALGVGTSGGGAAVDQLVLPPGGASLVRLAPGAGAAGAVGSLSIINDQGIRYAIPSAEIAANLGYDAAKAAPVPASVLHLIPAGPALDPKAATTPVRRAG
- a CDS encoding WXG100 family type VII secretion target, producing the protein MSQVSAADKEAMAQAAQRIETSAGVVKGLQTKLDSQKAQLMAGWEGMAAGSFDRVFNDFQTQMGKVLRELEGMHEKLVQTKIQYEATEQEQEDAANKIASLLNGTT
- a CDS encoding carboxylate-amine ligase: MRFGVEEEFFVVDPAGRDVVPRARAVVAHARKVLGSRIVGEDTELQVETRTRPCATAAELARQIGEGRSCLASAAAEHGLAIVASGTPVVGDAIPSPLPHGPRQEQGRASVRGLLHEYNLCAVHVHVEMPDRERAVLMSNHLRPHLPALIALTANSPYWAGRDTGYASWRTLLWSRWPVAGPPPHFRSAAHYARLIATLREAGALIDERTVYWDIRPSAHHPTLEIRAADIPMTAAESAAYAALVRALAVSLLPAVERGDPGPVLEPELMRLAYWRAARDGATGAGIDVRTGEVVPVTEVARRLLETARPGLEEHGDLDRVTGWLRRLGEIGDGARRQRSRRRGEAGRADLHAVVDHLIEETEKGAFA